The region TCCCCTCGGGACGCGCCCTCGCCGAGCCGTCCCCCGAATCCCCGGCCCCGCTCGTGAATCTGGAGCTCAACTACCCGTCCGTGCCGGGCCAGTCGGAGCTGCTCACACCCGCCCTCGCCCCGCTGCTGCGCCCCGACGTCCTCACCGAGTCCCTGCGCACCGCTCCCGCCACCGGTACGCCCGCCGCCCGCGAGGCCGCCGCCGACCTCCTCGCCACCCCGGGCTGGCGTCCGGCCCCGTCCCGGCTGGCCTTCGCGGGCAACGCCCGCCAGGCCATCGCCGCCGCGTTCGCCTCCCTCGTCCGGCCGGGCGGTCGCGTCGGCGTCGAGGCACTGACGTACCCCCTGGTCAAGGAGATCGCGACCCGGCTCGGCATCACTCTGGTCCCGCTGGCCATGGACGACGAAGGGCTGCGGCCCGAGGCGGTCACCGCGGCCCACCGCTCGGCGCCCCTGTCCGCCGTGTACGTACAGCCCACCCTGCACAATCCGACCGGCGCGACGATGGGGGACGCGCGCCGCCGGCAACTGGCCGACACCGCACGCGACCTGGACCTCCCGCTCGTCGAGGACCGCATCTGGTCCTTCCTCCACACCGGCCGTGACCCCCTCGCCGTCCACGCCCCCGAGCGCACCTACCTCGTCGACGGCCTCTCCAAGCGGGTCGCGCCCGGCCTCACCGTCGGCTTTCTCGTCGTGCCCGAGGACCGGGTCGAGGACGTGGCGGCGGCGCTGCGCTCCGGTGCCTGGAGCGCGGGACGGTTCGCGCTGGAGGCCGCGGTGCGCTGGCTGGGGGACGGCACGGTCGCCCGGCTGGTCACCGCCAAGCGGGCGGACGCGCAGCTGCGGCAGGGGCTGGTCGCCGAGCACCTCGCCGGGTTCCGTGTGCGGGCCGATCCGCGGGCGTACCAGGTCTGGTGGGAGCTGCCCGCGCCGTGGCGGGCGGACACGTTCACGGCGGCGGCAGCGGCGCGCGGGATCGCGGTGACCCCGGGCTCGGCCTTCGCCGCCGCCCCTGCTGCCTCGGCGGCCGGGGCGGACGCCGTCAGGCTCGGACTCGGGTCGGTGGCTCCGTCGGAGCTGGCCCGGGCGCTCGGGACGCTCGCCGACGTCGCGCGTACACGGCCGTGAGCAGGGCGGTCAGCGCCACCGTGAGGCCGAGGACGAGCAGCGCCCAGGAGACCAGGCGCAAGGTGTCGGTGAGGGCGTCGTAGACCGCGCCCACCGCCGTGGGGGACACGTCGGGCGGCAGGTCGGCGAGGGTGAGCCGGCGGCCGACGGCGATCGCGACGCCGAGCAGCGCGGCGCCCAGCGCCGTGCCGAGCCCGGTGGCCAGCACCGCCCGTCTGCGGCACACCGCGACGAGGATGCCCGTCACGGCGAGGACGGCCGCCGAGACGGGCAGCCAGAATCCGGCGACCTCAAGCACGTGGAACCCCTTCCGGAGCTCGGCCAGATTCTTCGAGGGCAACACCGTGATCTCGGTGTGCTCGACGTGGATACGGTTCGCCAACGGCACGTGCGCGCCGGCGAGTTGACTCCTGACCTGTTCGGCGACCGGGGCGAGGTCGATCGTCACGGCCTCCTCCCGGTCACTGCGCAGCGCCCGCATCACCGCCTCGTGCGCGGCCCGGTTCGCCGCCTGCCACGCCGTGTGGAACGCCGGTGTCAGCGTGAACGAGCGCACCGCGTCCCGTACGAAGTGGTTCACCGGCCCCTGGAGCGGTGCCCGCACATGGACTTCGCGCAGGATCCCGGTCGTGACGGCCGCGGCGATCGCCTCCCGTACGTCCGTGTCGGCGGCGAGCGGCTCCATCGCGGCCGCGTAGCGCTCGTCGTCACCGATCCCGTACGCCGCCCAGGTCGACAGCGCGCCGAGCGGCGCGAACAGGCAGGCGAGGGCGATCAGGACGGCCGACAGAGTGCTGCGCACACGAGGGGACACCTCACCAGGCAAGGCCGCGTGGGCGGCGGGCGCGAGCGGTGTGACTCCATATGGGTGCAAACGACAAGCCGCTCGGGTGGAGAGCTCACCCGAACGGGTGTTACCTGGTTGTAGTGGCTCTTCCCCAGACTCCTGGGACCTGGTCCCAGGGGGTAGGTGAGTGAGGGAGGTGCACGAGGCCCCGGCAGCCTGCCGGGGCCTCGTGCACCATGCCGTGGCGTCGCGTCGGCGTGCCGCCGCGTCAGTTCACCGGATGGCCCGCCGCGTCCTCGTGCGTGTAGTAGTGGTAGAAGCTCCCCGCGAGCACGAACACCGAGACCCCCAGTGCCATGAACGTGGAGCGCAGCACGGAAGCGCCGGTCAGGCTGTAGAGGAACCCGAACGCGATGCCCGCGAACGCGGTCCACACCAGCGCGTGCAGTTCACGCCTCAGCACCGGCGCCAGCATGCGCACGCCGATGTAGGCGGCCGCGAACACGATCGCGCACACGAACCCGAACAGGACGTTCCAGCCCGTGATCGATCCGGCGTCGCGCACGTTGGCCGCCGCCCAGTACCCGTAGAGCAGCCCGCCGACGACGGGCACCGCCCACTTCGCGACGGCGTGGGTGCGCTCGTCGAAGACATCGGGTGCGCGGTGCGTCCGCGCCGCCCAGGTCGAACCCGCGATTCCCGCCGTGCCCGCCGTACGCCCTGTCACCGCTCCGTGTCGTGCCCCTGACGCCTTCGAGACTGGTGCCGCGTGAGTCATGGGAGCACTCCTCTCTCCTCGCCCCGCCTTCCAGGTCACACCCCGGCCGGGTGGCTGGCAAGTCGGGATGCGGGGGTTTTGGCCTCGTGTTTCGCTGAACTCCATGAAGGTCGTACTCTTCGGCGCCACAGGAATGATCGGCAGCCGCATCGCAATGGAGGCATCGGCGCGCGGGCACCAGGTCCTGGCGGTGAGCCGCTCCGGGCAGTCGCCGGTCCCCGGGGTCACGGCGACCGCCGCGGACGCCTCGGACACGGCGAAGGTGACCGAGCTGGTGGCGGGCGCGGACGTGGTGGTCTCGGCCTGCGTGCCGCCGAGAGACGGGACGGATCCCAAGGGGCCGTTTCTGGCGCTGAACGCGGCGCTGGTGGAGGCCGCCCGGGCGGCCGGGGTGCGGCGGCTGGTGATCGTGGGCGGGGCGGGCAGTCTGGAGGTCGCGCCCGGACAGGCGGTCGTGGACCAGCCCGGCTTCCCGGAGGCCGTTGTGGCGGAGGCGCGCGCCCACAGCGACGCCCTCGACTTCTACCGCACGGTCGACGACCTCGACTGGACGTACATCTCGCCCGCCGCCGACATCGCCCCCGGCGCCCGCACCGGCGTCTTCCGCCTGGGCGGCGACCAGCTGCTCACCGACGAGCACGGCAACAGCCGGATCAGCGCCGAGGACTACGCCATCGCCCTCGTCGACGAACTGGAGACGCCCGCCCATCCGCGCGCCCGGATGTCGGTGGCGTACTGACGAGGAAGGGGTGGCACGGCGACGTGGGCGCCCTGCGACGCATCCGAGACCTGTCGCCGCTGCTCGGCCCGGTGCACCCGGAACAGCGCGACGACTCCGTCCAGCGGCAGAAGATGCTGCGGCTGCGCGGCCACAGCGTCGCCTGGGTGCCGCCGCTGGTCCTGCTCATCGCGATCGGACTGGCCGACTGGAACACCTCCGGCGAGTTCCGGATCATCACCTGGATCGTCGTCGTCCCCGGCATCGCGGCGGCGATCTGCGGGGTGTGGACCACGGCGGTCTTCGCCTGCCTGGCGGTCGTCACCTACGCCGAGGTGGACGCGTCCTGGGAGCACCAGTACCAGACCGGCCTTCCCGACTTCATCCTCGTCAGCGTGGGCGGCGTCCTCGCGATCCTGGCCTGTGCCGTGCGGGTCCGCGGCGAGCGGCGCATGCTGCACATGATGGACGTCGCCGAGACCACCCGGCGCACGGTGCTGCGGCCGATGCCGCAGGGCTGGGGCGGCCTCGACCACGCGGCCGTGTACCTCGCCGCCGACAGCGAGGCCCGGGTCGGCGGGGACTTCTACGACATCCAGCCGGGCCCCTGCGGCACCCGGCTCCTCCTCGGCGACGTGCAGGGCAAGGGGCTGGGCGCGGTGGAGTCGGCGGCCGCGCTGCTCGGCACGTTCCGCGAGGCGGCGTACCACGAACCCCTCCTGCGGACGGTCGCCGATCGTCTCGAGGTGCGGATGCTCCGGCACGTCGGCTACCGCACGGCGGTCGGCCGCGACGACCACGACCGCTTCGCCACCGCCGTCCTGGTGGGCTTCCCCGACGTCGCCCGGGACACCGTCGAGTTCGTCAACTTCGGCCACGAGCCGCCCCTCGTGGTCGCGCCCGACGGCGTACGCACCCTGCCGCCGGGCCACGGACTCCCGCTGGGTCTCTCCGAGCTGACCTCCGACCAGCCGCTCGTCCTGACCGCCGTACTGGTCCCCGGCGAGACCCTGCTCCTCGTCACGGACGGGGTGACCGAGGCCCGCGACGCCGACGGCGCGTTCTTTCCGCTCCTCGACCGGGTGACGCACGCCCTGACCGAGGACCCGGGCACCGCCGAGCCACAGCGCCTCGTCGAACTCGTCCGCGACGGCACACTGCAGCACTGCGGCGGGCGGCTGGCCGACGACACCACGATCTTCGCGGTACGACGGCGGGGGGACCCCAGGCCGGTGGTGTCGCCGAACGTGGTCCCGGAGGGCACGGGCGGGGGTACAACCCAGCCATAGGCGGGCGTTTGCCCGGCTGCCGTCCCCCCTTCGCAGGCACAGCGGTTACGGTGCTGGCGTACGTGATCGATGGGGAGGGAGGGAACCATGCCCGGAACCGTGCTGCTCCTCGCGGCCTCACCGGTGGGCAAGGGGTGTCTGGTGGACGCGGCCTCCGTGCTCCCCGTGCTCGCGGCGGTGTCCCCCGCGGTGCTGTCCGGCACGGACACCGCGAACGTGGTGGAACTGGCCGACCCGTTGGAGCCGCAGGCCGTGCTGACCCGGCTGCGCGCGGCCGCCACGGCTCCCGGCCCGCTGACGATGTTCGTGACGGGCCAGCTCCAACTGGACCGCCGCCAGCGCCTGCCGCACCTCGCACTCGCCCGCACCACCCCGTCGACCGTCCGCTACACGGCCTTCCCCTGGCACTGGATCACTGAGGAGCTCCGGCTGCGCGCGCCGGGCACCACCGAGCTCCTGGTCGACCTGCACGCCGACGCGGAGACCTGGGAGCACCTCGCGACGAGCCCGCTCACCACGGGTACGGGGGTCGGCCTGTATGGGCGCGTCGCCCCGCCGCCGCCCCGGCGCACGGTGGCTTCACCGGCGTACATGAAGGCCCTCGCCACGATCCTGCGCAGCGGCCTGCGGCCCGAACTCCCGCTGCTGCACCAGCAGTCGCTGGCACGGGCCGAGGCCGAGAGCGGGCCGTCGGGGATCGTGCTGGCGGCTCCCGCACGGATACCCGTGGTCCCGGACCCGCACGCCGCGATCACCGCCGCCGCGCAGGCGGGCCGGCACGGCGAGGCCGCGGCACTGGCCGCGCGCTGGGAGCAGGAGGCGGCCCGCACCTGGGGCGTCGCCTCCGAACAGGCCCTGCACTGGGCGGAGGTCCGCGCGGACCTGGCGATGCTCGCGGGCGACCCGGTCGGCAGCTGCCGCACCTGGCTGGCGATCGCCGGACACCGGCTGGACGCGGGCCAGCCCGCCGACGCCCCGGCCGTCGAGTCGGCCGTGGACCGGGCCCACCACCAGTGGGGGCAGATCGGCGACTCCGCCCGGGCCGTCGAACTCGGCTCCGCGCTGGCCGAGTTGAGGCTGCACGTGCCCGGACGCCGACGGGGCGCCCTCGACCACGTGCAGCGGCACCTCAGCAGGCTCCAGGCGCGGGTGTGATGCTCGCGTTCAGGACCCGGCGGGCAGTTGGTGGCGGGCTTCCGGGTCACGATCAGCTGGTGAAGATGAAGTACTTCCAGTCGCCGTGCGTCGTCGAGTTCACGTTGTCGCCCGACGTGCCGTTGTAGTACGAGGAGCGCACGCGCATCCGGTAGCCCTTCTTCTTGTACTGGCCCCTGATCGCCGTGGACACCTTCACCTTGGCGCCGACGGTGCTGCTCACGGACTTCGACTTGTAGCGCGAGTCGCCCGCGAACTTCGCGGTGACCTTCGCGTCGCGCGTGAGGTCGAGCGTCACGGTGAGGTTGCCCGAGGAGTTCACCTTGCCTGACTTCACCAGCTTGTTGGGCTTGTCGGAGCCGAACGGGTCGGCCCAGATCTCGACCGTGCGGTTCTTGTACGTCGACCCCAGGTGCGCCGTGACTGTGAGCCGTGTGTGGCGAGTGGGCAAAGGTTAAGTCATGCCACTGACAACAGGAGGCGCAGGGGTCCCAGGAATGTGTGGGCATGCCGTTCCGCCCCTGTCGAGAGCCTCCCCCGGCGTCAACTCCGGTGCCATGATGGTGAGTCATGACTGCTGAGGGGGAGGGTGTGGCAGCCCGGGCCATCCGCGTGCGTCTGGACGGGACGGCGAGCGACAGCGATGTCGGCGCCCTGAAGAAGTGGCTGGAGCGGGAGAGGCCGCTGGAGCAGCTGGTCAAGCGGGGCGATCTCAGGATCGAGGAGCGCGCCGGGACCGACGAACAGGGCACACCCATGGGCGTCGGCATGGACATCGTGCTGGTGCTGATCGGGGCGGGCGCCGAGACGCTCTTCAAGGAACTGCTCGCACAGGTCAAGAGCGCGGTGCGGGCCTGGAGCGACAACCGTGGCTCCGTGGAGAACGGCGATCCGCCGGAGGCCCGTGTCGATCCCCTGGGTCCCGACGAGAGGTAGCGGGGTGGACCGCTTCGACCCGCGGGGAAAGGTGAACCGGGCGCTGCTGGTCGGTGTGTCCGAGTACGAGTTCACGCGGCCGAAGCACCGCGACGGCGTCCCGGGCCAGCTGCCCGCCGTCGCCCACAACCTCGCCGTGCTCGTACGGGCCCTGGAGCGGGGCGGAGTCCTGCGGCCCCTGGAGATCACCGTCGCGCGCTCGCCGCGGCTGGCCGACTTCCGCCACTCCCTGCGCGCGGCCGCCGGCTCCGCCGAGGGGCTGCTCCTGCTCTACTTCGCCGGACACGGCGCCGTGCCCAGCGCGGGCGACGAACTGTGGCTGCAGATGCGCGACGCCGAGGTCGTCCGGGGCGAGACGGCGGGGTTCGAGGGCGCGGCCCGGTTCACCAACGTGCTGCGCATCCTCGCCAACAGCCACGCGGAGCGGATCGTGGTCGTCCTCGACTGCTGCAACGCGGGCAATGCCGCCCGGGTGTGGGAGGCCGTGGAGCGCCCCGACGTCCGACGGCGCGTCTCGGTGCTGATGAGCGTGCAGGCCAACCACCGCATCGACGCGGGCGACGCCGACACCCCCACGCCGTTCACCGCCCGGCTGGTGGAACTGCTGACGTCGGGCATCGAGGATCAGCAGGGCGAGGGGCAGAGCGACGAGGGGCGGGGCGACGAGGTTCACTTCCTGGCCCTCGCGGAGGCGCTCAGGGCCTACATGTCCACCCACCACCGGACCGAACGCGGGGAAGCCTGGGAACCGCAGAGCCGCACGGAGAACCCTCCGGTGGACGTGGTGCTGGGGATCCGGGCGGGGGCCGGGAGACCCGTCGGCTCCAGGGCGGAGGCCGTCGCACCGGGCGCCCCGGGCCGCCCCGTGTCCGGTCGCCGTCGGCGGCGCGCCTTCGGGGCCCGGGTGCGGGCGGCGACGGCCCGGTTACGGTCCGGGGCCGTGGGCCCGCTCGCGCTCCTGCCCTCGGCTCCCGCCCCGAACCGGCTCCCCGGCCAGGCCCCCGGCGGACGATCGACCCGCCGCGCCGCCGTCGTCCTCCTCGTCCTCGCCGCCGCCCTCGGTCTCGTCGGCTACTTCGTCGTCGACAACGCGGCCTCCGACCGGTCCGCCTGCGGCCCGCCCGTGGAGCTGCGGCTGCTCACGGACCCCGATCTCGAATCCACCGTCCGCAAGGCGGCCGACACCTATCTCACGTCGGCGGCGAACACCACGGGCGGCGGCTGCCGGCGCAGTGGGATCACGGTGTACGGCGCGGGCTCGGCGGCCGTGGTGGCGGGCCTGCGCGACCAGTCGGACCCTTGGCAGCGGCCGGTGAGCGACGACACCGACCCGCAGCGCGACATCGGGCCCCAGCCGGACATCTGGATCCCGGGCACGCGCGCGACCGCGGCCAGGGCGCGCTCCTTGGGGGTGGCGCGGACCTACGTGACGCTGGAGCCGGACGCGGCGCCGTTCGCGTACTCCCCGATGGTGCTGTCGCTGCCGCAGGGCATCGCCGAGGACTCGCAGCGCGAGCGGACCGGCGACTCGCTCGCGGGCCTGCGGGCGAAGCTGGCGCGCCGGGACAAGAGCGCCTCCGTACGGCGCCCGGACCCGGAGAACACCGACTCCGCGCTGCTCGCCACGGTCGGCCTCTACGGTCCGGGCAAGGCCGACGTGGGCCGGGCGGAGGGGAGCGTGGCCCAGACCGGACCGCCCGCGCCCACCGCCGGTGACCTGCTGTGCACCCTGCCCGACGACGCGGACACCGACCGGAGCACCGCGGCCCTGGTACCGGAGTTCCTGATGGTGAGCGGGGTCGGCTGCGACCGGACGACGCGCACCCCGCGGATGGCCGAGTACCCCGACGACGTGCCGGGCCTGACGCCCACCTTCGTCCGCGTCCGCTGGACGGGCGGCGACAAGGACGAGGCGGCCCGGGACGACGCGGTACGGCGTTTCCACGACTGGCTCACGGGCACCGGTCTCGCGGTCTTCGGGCAGGACGGCTTCCGCGCCCCTTCCGGCGCCCGCGCCTTCCTCGCCGCCCACGACTCGGCCACCGGTCTGATCTCCGACCCCGGCCGGCCCGCCGGGGCCGCGGGCGCCGAGGCGATGGACACGGCCCTGAACCAGTACCGCAACGCCAAGGGACCCGGCCGGGTGCTCTTCCTGCTGGACAGCTCCGGCTCGATGGCCGGCCTGTGGCAGGGGCCGGGCGGCGCCCCCGGCATCCTCAAGCAGTCCCTCGGCGGACTCGGCACACAGGACGAGTACGGCGTCTGGTCCGTGGCCTCCCCGGGCCGGAGCCCGTACGCCGAACTGCTGCCCTTCGGACCCCATAAGCGCGGCGACGCCGAGCGGGCCCTTGACCGGGCCGCGGTCAAGGACGCGGAGGCCGACCCGTACGGCGCGCTGAAGGCGGCGCTGGACACCATGGACCGGAAGGGCAGGGACGACGACCGCCCCGAGCTGATCGTCTTCCTCACGGACGACGAGGACGACAACCACCTCACGGCGAAGGGCCACTTGGACGAGCTGCTCACCGCGGCCCGCGCCAACGGCGTCCCGGTGGTCATGGCGGCCCTCGACAGCGGCGGCTGCGCCAAGGGCAGGCCCGACCAGCGGATCTCCGACGCGAGCGGCGGGCGCTGCCTGGACACCAAGGGCGACCTCGTGGCGGGCCTGCGGGACGAGGTCGCGCGCACCGGAACGGGGGACGAGTGATGCGGCGACGGCGGCGGACATCCGGGCGGGGCCCTCGGCGGGTCCACGGACGTATCCATGGGCGGGTCCACGGACGAGTCCATGATCGGGTCCACGGACGAGTCCACGGGCGGGTCTACGGATACGGGCTGGCCCTCGCTCTGCTGCTGACCGCCTGCACCGGCGGCGGGCAGGCCGGACCCGGACCCGGCGCCACGGTCTCCCCGGGCGCCTCCGGGGACATCGTCGTGGCCAGCGGGCGGGACGTGACCGGCAAGGGCGGCATCCGCCAGCAGCTCATCGACGCGTGGAACGCCCGGCAGGACAGGGAACACAGCGACGTCCACGCCCGCCTGGTCGAACTCCCGGGCTCCGCCGACCAGCAGCGCAGCCAGCTGCTCGGCGCGCTCCAGTCCGGCAGCGCCCAGTACGACGTCGTCAACCTGGACGTCACCTGGGTG is a window of Streptomyces sp. NBC_00271 DNA encoding:
- a CDS encoding aminotransferase-like domain-containing protein, whose product is MDDYRRIADRLADDIAAGRLRPGERLPPQRAFARRRGIAGSTAGRVYAELVRRGLVVGEVGRGTFVRAAPVPSGRALAEPSPESPAPLVNLELNYPSVPGQSELLTPALAPLLRPDVLTESLRTAPATGTPAAREAAADLLATPGWRPAPSRLAFAGNARQAIAAAFASLVRPGGRVGVEALTYPLVKEIATRLGITLVPLAMDDEGLRPEAVTAAHRSAPLSAVYVQPTLHNPTGATMGDARRRQLADTARDLDLPLVEDRIWSFLHTGRDPLAVHAPERTYLVDGLSKRVAPGLTVGFLVVPEDRVEDVAAALRSGAWSAGRFALEAAVRWLGDGTVARLVTAKRADAQLRQGLVAEHLAGFRVRADPRAYQVWWELPAPWRADTFTAAAAARGIAVTPGSAFAAAPAASAAGADAVRLGLGSVAPSELARALGTLADVARTRP
- a CDS encoding NAD(P)-dependent oxidoreductase; amino-acid sequence: MKVVLFGATGMIGSRIAMEASARGHQVLAVSRSGQSPVPGVTATAADASDTAKVTELVAGADVVVSACVPPRDGTDPKGPFLALNAALVEAARAAGVRRLVIVGGAGSLEVAPGQAVVDQPGFPEAVVAEARAHSDALDFYRTVDDLDWTYISPAADIAPGARTGVFRLGGDQLLTDEHGNSRISAEDYAIALVDELETPAHPRARMSVAY
- a CDS encoding PP2C family protein-serine/threonine phosphatase; protein product: MLRLRGHSVAWVPPLVLLIAIGLADWNTSGEFRIITWIVVVPGIAAAICGVWTTAVFACLAVVTYAEVDASWEHQYQTGLPDFILVSVGGVLAILACAVRVRGERRMLHMMDVAETTRRTVLRPMPQGWGGLDHAAVYLAADSEARVGGDFYDIQPGPCGTRLLLGDVQGKGLGAVESAAALLGTFREAAYHEPLLRTVADRLEVRMLRHVGYRTAVGRDDHDRFATAVLVGFPDVARDTVEFVNFGHEPPLVVAPDGVRTLPPGHGLPLGLSELTSDQPLVLTAVLVPGETLLLVTDGVTEARDADGAFFPLLDRVTHALTEDPGTAEPQRLVELVRDGTLQHCGGRLADDTTIFAVRRRGDPRPVVSPNVVPEGTGGGTTQP
- a CDS encoding caspase family protein, with amino-acid sequence MDRFDPRGKVNRALLVGVSEYEFTRPKHRDGVPGQLPAVAHNLAVLVRALERGGVLRPLEITVARSPRLADFRHSLRAAAGSAEGLLLLYFAGHGAVPSAGDELWLQMRDAEVVRGETAGFEGAARFTNVLRILANSHAERIVVVLDCCNAGNAARVWEAVERPDVRRRVSVLMSVQANHRIDAGDADTPTPFTARLVELLTSGIEDQQGEGQSDEGRGDEVHFLALAEALRAYMSTHHRTERGEAWEPQSRTENPPVDVVLGIRAGAGRPVGSRAEAVAPGAPGRPVSGRRRRRAFGARVRAATARLRSGAVGPLALLPSAPAPNRLPGQAPGGRSTRRAAVVLLVLAAALGLVGYFVVDNAASDRSACGPPVELRLLTDPDLESTVRKAADTYLTSAANTTGGGCRRSGITVYGAGSAAVVAGLRDQSDPWQRPVSDDTDPQRDIGPQPDIWIPGTRATAARARSLGVARTYVTLEPDAAPFAYSPMVLSLPQGIAEDSQRERTGDSLAGLRAKLARRDKSASVRRPDPENTDSALLATVGLYGPGKADVGRAEGSVAQTGPPAPTAGDLLCTLPDDADTDRSTAALVPEFLMVSGVGCDRTTRTPRMAEYPDDVPGLTPTFVRVRWTGGDKDEAARDDAVRRFHDWLTGTGLAVFGQDGFRAPSGARAFLAAHDSATGLISDPGRPAGAAGAEAMDTALNQYRNAKGPGRVLFLLDSSGSMAGLWQGPGGAPGILKQSLGGLGTQDEYGVWSVASPGRSPYAELLPFGPHKRGDAERALDRAAVKDAEADPYGALKAALDTMDRKGRDDDRPELIVFLTDDEDDNHLTAKGHLDELLTAARANGVPVVMAALDSGGCAKGRPDQRISDASGGRCLDTKGDLVAGLRDEVARTGTGDE